In the Lysinibacillus sp. PLM2 genome, one interval contains:
- a CDS encoding sugar ABC transporter ATP-binding protein, giving the protein MADLRLENIQKKYDKNVVAVENFNLHIKDKEFIVFVGPSGCGKSTTLRMIAGLEEISDGELYIDDKKVNNVPPKDRDIAMVFQNYALYPHLNVYDNIAFGLKLRKFSKDEIDQRVKNTAKILGLEEYLKRKPKALSGGQRQRVALGRAIVREAKVFLMDEPLSNLDAKLRVQMRTEILKLHQRLQTTTIYVTHDQTEAMTMATRIVVMKEGKIQQIGTPKEVYDHPNNVFVGGFIGSPPMNFLHGRFEASYLLIDEIKIQIPEEKCIFLQEKGYVNKDIILGFRPEDIQEASDNTLIGSKIQATVEVAELLGAETYLYSKLKVQEFIARVKANTEVIGGTTIDFVINMEKAHFFDAESEEVIK; this is encoded by the coding sequence ATGGCAGATTTACGTCTAGAAAATATACAAAAAAAGTATGACAAAAATGTTGTAGCTGTTGAAAATTTTAATCTGCATATAAAAGATAAAGAGTTTATTGTATTTGTAGGACCTTCTGGGTGTGGAAAATCTACTACACTCCGGATGATTGCTGGACTAGAAGAAATTTCTGATGGCGAACTATATATCGATGATAAGAAAGTGAATAATGTACCTCCAAAGGATCGGGATATAGCCATGGTTTTCCAAAACTATGCGTTGTATCCGCATTTAAATGTATATGATAATATCGCCTTCGGATTAAAACTGCGCAAGTTTTCTAAGGATGAAATCGATCAACGAGTGAAAAATACAGCAAAAATCCTCGGCTTAGAAGAATATTTAAAGCGAAAACCAAAAGCTCTTTCAGGTGGCCAACGACAAAGGGTAGCTTTAGGACGCGCAATCGTCCGAGAAGCAAAAGTATTTTTAATGGATGAACCGTTATCGAATTTGGATGCCAAATTACGTGTGCAAATGCGTACAGAAATTTTGAAGTTACACCAACGTTTACAAACGACAACTATTTATGTGACACATGATCAAACGGAAGCAATGACAATGGCTACTCGAATCGTGGTCATGAAAGAAGGAAAAATACAGCAAATTGGAACACCAAAAGAAGTATATGATCATCCAAATAATGTGTTTGTAGGTGGCTTTATTGGTTCACCTCCAATGAATTTCCTCCATGGTCGATTTGAGGCTAGTTATTTATTAATAGACGAGATCAAAATCCAAATACCAGAAGAAAAATGTATATTCCTTCAGGAGAAAGGATATGTAAATAAAGATATCATTTTAGGATTCCGTCCAGAAGATATTCAAGAAGCTTCTGACAACACGTTAATTGGTTCAAAAATTCAAGCTACTGTTGAAGTTGCTGAATTATTGGGCGCGGAAACATACCTATATTCGAAATTGAAAGTTCAAGAATTTATAGCACGTGTGAAGGCGAATACAGAAGTTATTGGGGGAACAACAATCGATTTCGTCATAAATATGGAAAAGGCTCATTTTTTTGATGCTGAGTCAGAAGAGGTTATTAAATAG
- the nagB gene encoding glucosamine-6-phosphate deaminase 1: protein MKIVKVRDYLEMSRVACEMILEKVKNMKNPVLGLATGSTPEGLYRCMVHAYQVEKYSFQHVITFNLDEYLDLHQLHPNSYHFYMKRKLFDHVDIPKKNIHIPNGMAEDIERECQRYDEKIRSAGNIDIQVLGIGINGHIGFNEPGTSFTSTTHVVHLDESTRKANSKYFLNLQDVPYKAITMGIGSIMDSKEILLLVSGKKKASALAKLINGEVCEQFPASILKRHKNVTVIADWDALTKLN, encoded by the coding sequence ATGAAAATTGTAAAAGTAAGAGATTATTTAGAAATGAGTCGAGTTGCATGTGAAATGATTTTGGAAAAAGTCAAAAACATGAAAAATCCTGTACTCGGATTAGCAACGGGCTCCACTCCTGAAGGGTTATACCGATGTATGGTGCATGCCTACCAAGTAGAAAAATACTCTTTTCAGCACGTAATTACCTTTAATTTAGATGAATATCTCGATTTACATCAACTTCATCCGAACAGTTACCATTTTTATATGAAGAGAAAGTTATTTGATCATGTTGATATTCCAAAAAAGAATATTCATATCCCGAATGGAATGGCAGAAGACATTGAAAGAGAATGTCAACGATATGACGAAAAAATTAGAAGCGCGGGGAACATTGATATTCAAGTTTTAGGAATAGGAATAAATGGTCATATCGGTTTTAATGAACCTGGTACTTCTTTTACAAGTACAACACATGTCGTTCATTTAGATGAGAGTACACGAAAAGCAAATTCAAAGTATTTTCTTAATCTTCAAGATGTCCCCTATAAAGCGATAACGATGGGAATTGGAAGTATTATGGATAGTAAAGAAATACTATTACTTGTTTCAGGAAAAAAGAAGGCATCAGCTTTAGCAAAGTTAATAAATGGAGAAGTATGCGAGCAATTTCCAGCATCCATTTTAAAGCGGCATAAAAATGTTACGGTTATCGCTGATTGGGATGCTTTAACTAAACTGAACTAG
- the nagA gene encoding N-acetylglucosamine-6-phosphate deacetylase, producing the protein MIKQPSPILIKNGTIYLENSILKNASLLLLKGKIACILLNDEINIEDLTVIDGTDFHIIPGFIDGHIHGARGYDVMDASEEALDAIAMCLPKEGVTSFLATTITQSVENIENALVNVANFKNKPYQAELIGIHLEGPFINKKMAGAQPKRFIKQPNEELFKKWQQLSNHQIKTITMAPELDVNGKFIRYLIESGINVSAGHTDASFGEMKVAVEHGVRQLTHLCNAMNGIHHRDIGAVGAAFQLRPLRSEVIADGVHVSKEMLQIIYNNIGSDRIILITDAMRAKALGQGNYELGGQPVKVLDDKAILHDGTLAGSTLKMQEAALRMFKLDGVSIQDIVKMTSGNIAKQLGIDDRKGVIAEGKDADLVMLDSNLTIKYTICGGLISYKEN; encoded by the coding sequence ATGATAAAACAGCCAAGCCCGATTCTAATTAAAAATGGAACAATTTATTTAGAAAATAGCATTTTGAAAAATGCGTCACTTCTATTATTAAAAGGTAAAATTGCATGTATTCTATTAAATGATGAAATAAATATTGAAGATTTAACTGTAATCGATGGAACTGATTTTCATATTATACCAGGTTTTATTGACGGTCATATTCATGGAGCGCGCGGATATGATGTGATGGATGCAAGTGAGGAAGCATTAGATGCAATTGCAATGTGCTTACCCAAAGAGGGGGTAACAAGCTTTCTTGCTACTACTATTACTCAATCTGTAGAAAATATTGAAAATGCATTAGTAAATGTAGCAAATTTTAAAAATAAACCTTACCAAGCTGAACTGATTGGAATACATTTAGAAGGTCCATTTATAAACAAAAAAATGGCGGGTGCACAACCAAAAAGGTTTATTAAACAACCTAATGAAGAATTATTTAAAAAGTGGCAGCAGCTTTCAAATCATCAAATTAAAACGATCACAATGGCTCCCGAACTGGATGTAAACGGTAAATTTATACGATATTTAATTGAATCGGGAATTAATGTTTCTGCAGGACATACAGATGCAAGCTTTGGGGAAATGAAAGTAGCGGTTGAACATGGAGTTCGACAACTAACTCATCTTTGTAATGCAATGAATGGCATTCACCATCGAGATATTGGTGCTGTTGGAGCAGCATTTCAATTAAGACCATTACGCTCAGAGGTAATTGCGGATGGGGTGCATGTATCCAAAGAAATGTTACAAATCATCTATAACAACATCGGTAGTGACAGAATCATTCTTATTACGGATGCAATGAGAGCAAAGGCGCTTGGTCAAGGTAACTATGAACTGGGAGGTCAGCCAGTAAAAGTATTAGACGATAAAGCTATATTACATGATGGAACGTTAGCTGGAAGTACTTTAAAAATGCAGGAGGCTGCTTTACGGATGTTTAAATTAGATGGTGTATCCATCCAAGATATTGTAAAAATGACTTCAGGAAATATAGCAAAGCAACTTGGTATTGATGATCGGAAAGGGGTTATCGCTGAAGGGAAGGACGCTGATCTAGTTATGCTGGATTCGAATTTAACAATCAAGTATACGATTTGCGGTGGTCTAATTTCTTATAAGGAAAATTGA
- the murQ gene encoding N-acetylmuramic acid 6-phosphate etherase yields MELSKLTTESRNPASTTLDQMTTMEILQTINNEDKSVAFAVEEVLPVVRRVIERIVESLKNGGRLFYIGSGTSGRIGMMDASECPPTFMTSPEMVQTIMAGGNEAFFQAVENAEDNELQGELDLLSKNLTKNDVVIGITASGRTPYPIGAIKFANKIGAFTVGLSSNKNSLINQYTDEGIEVVVGPEVLTGSTRMKAATAHKLILNMISTATMVKLGKVYENLMVDVNASNFKLKERAKSIVSEITNSSYEEAENILEQTHYEVKPAIVMMKTNSSYEVTQLALQHYNGNVREAISYLLDNKS; encoded by the coding sequence ATGGAATTATCGAAACTAACAACGGAAAGTAGAAATCCTGCTAGTACTACATTAGATCAAATGACGACAATGGAAATCTTACAAACTATTAATAACGAGGATAAATCGGTTGCCTTTGCAGTTGAAGAAGTATTACCAGTAGTAAGGCGGGTTATAGAGAGAATTGTTGAATCATTAAAAAATGGAGGAAGGCTTTTTTATATTGGATCTGGAACAAGCGGCAGAATTGGAATGATGGACGCATCTGAATGTCCCCCTACATTTATGACTTCACCTGAAATGGTTCAGACAATTATGGCAGGAGGCAATGAAGCCTTCTTTCAAGCAGTTGAAAATGCAGAGGATAACGAATTACAAGGAGAACTAGATTTACTTTCTAAAAATTTAACAAAAAACGATGTGGTCATCGGGATTACTGCTAGCGGTCGAACTCCTTATCCTATAGGTGCGATTAAATTTGCAAATAAAATTGGTGCATTTACTGTGGGACTTTCTAGCAATAAAAACTCACTTATTAACCAATATACAGATGAGGGAATTGAAGTTGTTGTAGGCCCAGAGGTGTTAACTGGTTCGACAAGAATGAAAGCTGCAACTGCCCATAAATTAATTTTAAATATGATTAGTACAGCTACAATGGTGAAATTAGGGAAAGTCTATGAAAATTTAATGGTCGATGTAAATGCGAGTAATTTTAAACTAAAGGAAAGAGCAAAAAGCATTGTTTCGGAAATTACGAATAGTTCTTATGAAGAAGCAGAAAACATATTAGAACAGACACACTATGAGGTGAAGCCGGCGATTGTTATGATGAAAACTAATTCTAGTTATGAGGTGACACAATTAGCCTTACAACATTATAACGGAAATGTTAGGGAAGCAATCAGCTATTTACTAGACAATAAAAGTTGA
- the murK_2 gene encoding N-acetylmuramic acid/N-acetylglucosamine kinase, whose product MEPLKTTTKRWIGIDGGGSKTSCVIGDEVGNILSFSKGTSSNIHGTPLQQVYQTLTQLIHKAMEDTKTSIDQIDGIFLCLAGADREQDQKVIKDLFKNSPYAQKIIVRSDAEAALASGTWGQSGILLIAGTGSIVYMVCHETNKRLRAGGWGYLFGDEGSGYYIGQKALRAIMKAYDFRGQDTLLTSLVLQHFKLHQASELLKLYSVENFVPDIARISELVLIAAKEKDAVAIEILEDAIFELLQMVRVAYQYHSINKELQLVLHGGLFSNKYFKELFLKNLNQIIGDVQIAQPKIPAVVGAYLLAIKNSGLKIDENIKRNIETSWNEIHQ is encoded by the coding sequence ATGGAGCCTTTAAAAACTACAACGAAGAGATGGATAGGGATTGATGGTGGAGGATCAAAAACGAGCTGTGTTATAGGCGATGAAGTAGGAAACATCTTATCCTTTTCCAAAGGTACTTCAAGTAATATACACGGTACCCCGCTGCAACAAGTCTATCAAACTTTAACGCAATTAATTCACAAAGCAATGGAAGATACTAAAACTTCGATTGATCAAATTGATGGCATATTTCTTTGTTTAGCAGGGGCTGACAGAGAGCAGGATCAAAAGGTAATCAAAGATTTATTTAAAAACAGTCCATATGCACAAAAAATAATAGTAAGAAGTGATGCAGAAGCAGCTTTAGCTTCTGGTACATGGGGGCAATCAGGAATTTTATTAATCGCTGGTACAGGTTCAATTGTATATATGGTGTGCCATGAAACAAACAAAAGATTGCGTGCCGGAGGATGGGGCTATCTATTTGGTGATGAAGGAAGCGGATACTACATTGGGCAGAAAGCTTTGAGAGCGATAATGAAAGCATATGACTTCAGAGGGCAAGATACCCTTTTAACAAGTCTTGTATTACAACACTTTAAATTACATCAAGCGTCAGAACTCCTAAAGCTTTATTCCGTTGAAAATTTTGTTCCAGATATCGCGAGAATCTCAGAATTGGTTTTGATAGCTGCAAAGGAGAAAGATGCAGTAGCAATAGAAATTTTAGAGGACGCTATATTTGAGCTTCTCCAAATGGTAAGAGTAGCTTATCAATATCACTCTATCAATAAGGAGTTACAGTTAGTTTTACATGGCGGACTTTTTTCAAATAAGTACTTTAAAGAGTTGTTTCTGAAAAATTTAAACCAAATAATTGGAGATGTTCAAATTGCCCAGCCAAAAATTCCAGCAGTCGTAGGTGCTTATTTACTAGCGATTAAAAATTCAGGATTAAAAATTGATGAAAATATCAAGAGGAATATTGAAACTTCTTGGAATGAGATTCACCAATAA
- a CDS encoding serine hydrolase, producing MIEKNFLNVSKFLKKQVEEKCIPGAVVGVTTAEKTIYKKAFGYGHYTKNIAMNNETIFDLASLTKVIATLPSILQLLDRGELDLDDSISIYFPPFEKHHRDITIKHLLTHTSGFQPEIKFYQKNISRNDSVTFISQIEDKRKAGEQVIYSDLNFLLLGSLVETLTGLSLAEYTKKFIYDPLDMQNTYFNPPKDRLNQIAATEFNETLKEYQWGEVHDENAFHFGGVSGHAGLFSNVEDLARFARMILNGGVYKGNQILSSQSVELSMKTYTKNLNLNRGLGWQLVDTSTFSGQFLQDGFGHTGFTGTSIWFSKERKFSIILLTNRVHFGRETDISRLRRVVHNLIALAMD from the coding sequence GTGATTGAAAAAAACTTCCTAAATGTTTCTAAGTTTTTAAAAAAACAGGTAGAAGAAAAATGTATACCTGGTGCAGTAGTAGGGGTGACAACTGCAGAAAAAACAATCTACAAGAAAGCCTTTGGATATGGACATTACACTAAAAATATAGCAATGAATAATGAAACGATTTTCGATTTAGCTTCATTAACAAAAGTAATTGCAACACTACCTTCCATATTACAGCTATTAGATAGAGGGGAGCTAGATTTGGACGATTCTATTTCAATCTATTTCCCACCATTTGAGAAACATCATCGTGATATTACCATTAAACATTTATTAACACATACGAGTGGTTTTCAGCCGGAAATCAAATTTTATCAAAAAAATATTTCCCGAAATGACTCAGTTACCTTTATTTCTCAAATAGAAGACAAAAGAAAAGCAGGCGAACAAGTCATTTATAGTGATCTGAATTTTTTGTTGCTTGGTAGTCTTGTAGAAACATTGACTGGATTATCATTAGCGGAGTATACAAAAAAGTTTATTTATGATCCATTGGATATGCAAAATACTTATTTTAATCCTCCAAAAGATAGATTAAACCAAATAGCCGCAACAGAATTTAATGAGACTTTAAAAGAGTATCAATGGGGAGAAGTGCATGATGAAAATGCCTTTCATTTTGGAGGTGTAAGTGGACATGCCGGGTTATTTTCAAATGTGGAGGATTTAGCTCGATTTGCAAGAATGATTTTAAACGGTGGAGTGTATAAGGGAAACCAGATTTTATCATCACAATCCGTCGAATTATCTATGAAGACATATACAAAAAATTTGAATTTAAATAGAGGACTAGGATGGCAATTGGTTGATACGTCAACTTTTTCCGGACAATTTTTGCAGGATGGTTTTGGTCATACAGGCTTTACAGGAACATCGATTTGGTTTTCTAAGGAAAGGAAATTTTCTATTATTCTGCTTACAAATCGGGTTCATTTTGGTCGGGAAACAGATATTAGTCGATTAAGGAGAGTTGTTCACAACTTAATCGCGTTGGCAATGGATTAA
- a CDS encoding sugar ABC transporter permease, whose amino-acid sequence MIRALSRLAVRIPLLIWSFIVVFPLIWMFIGAFKTNAEIFASPWALPQKFNFHNFIAAWTDYNIGSAFLNSLFVTLLGTLLCLAFSIPTAYALERLRFKGSEILLNTYLASMMIPSVLGWIPLFFLLLKLNLLDNLWALSLIYAVSHIPFTIFILISFMGNVPKELEEAATIDGMSPYGILFKIVTPLVKSGIITASILNAISFWNEYFMALILLQQESKNTLGVAMDLLKTNAQYESAWGVLFAGLCIAVIPVIIFYTIFQRYIVKGMTEGAIK is encoded by the coding sequence ATGATAAGAGCATTATCCAGATTAGCTGTGCGAATTCCATTATTGATATGGTCCTTTATCGTTGTTTTCCCCCTTATATGGATGTTTATTGGTGCATTTAAGACGAATGCAGAAATTTTCGCTTCACCTTGGGCATTGCCTCAGAAGTTTAATTTCCATAATTTTATTGCTGCTTGGACGGATTACAATATTGGAAGTGCCTTTTTAAACAGTTTATTTGTCACTTTATTAGGAACCTTGTTATGCTTAGCCTTCTCTATCCCTACAGCATATGCCCTTGAAAGATTACGTTTTAAAGGAAGCGAAATCTTACTCAATACCTACCTAGCCTCCATGATGATCCCATCAGTTCTAGGATGGATTCCATTATTCTTTTTACTTTTAAAATTAAATTTGCTTGATAATTTATGGGCTTTGTCTTTAATTTATGCGGTATCACATATTCCCTTTACTATTTTCATTTTAATCAGTTTTATGGGGAATGTACCTAAGGAATTAGAAGAAGCTGCGACAATTGATGGAATGAGTCCATATGGAATTCTTTTTAAAATTGTTACACCCTTAGTGAAATCAGGCATTATAACAGCTTCCATTTTAAACGCTATTTCCTTCTGGAATGAGTATTTCATGGCATTAATCTTATTGCAGCAAGAAAGTAAAAATACTTTAGGCGTTGCAATGGACTTGTTAAAAACTAATGCACAATATGAAAGTGCATGGGGAGTACTATTTGCAGGTCTCTGTATCGCGGTGATTCCAGTCATTATTTTCTATACGATATTCCAGCGTTATATTGTGAAAGGTATGACAGAAGGCGCCATAAAGTAA
- the yurN gene encoding putative ABC transporter permease protein YurN — MVQSKKQRYLFLSFCLLPTFIVFCIFTVYPMLGGLYYSFFDWSGTSSVKEFIGFDNYKQLLRDSVIPKAILNDYFFVFVKVLGIMILSLFFAVALTQLRIKEAPFYRIVFFFPNIMSVVVIGILWQFIYDPNIGIVNSLLNAIGLEQWAKPWLGDMTWALPSIAIPAIWAGIGLFMLLLMGGITNISKSLYEAAEIDGASEWQQFWKITVPLIWPQIKTSIIYIVITSLNGSFVLVQVMTGGGPGNATEVLGSYLYQRAFEDFKFGYGAAIGVLILVISLLTVIILQFVLKKEKVEY; from the coding sequence GTGGTTCAGTCGAAAAAACAAAGATATTTGTTCTTATCATTTTGTTTACTCCCTACCTTTATTGTTTTCTGTATTTTCACTGTTTACCCAATGTTAGGTGGGCTTTATTATTCTTTCTTTGATTGGTCAGGTACTAGCTCTGTTAAGGAATTTATCGGATTTGATAATTATAAGCAGCTGTTACGTGATTCAGTTATTCCTAAGGCGATTTTAAATGATTATTTTTTTGTATTTGTAAAAGTATTAGGGATTATGATTTTATCACTTTTTTTTGCTGTAGCTTTAACACAGCTTCGAATAAAAGAAGCACCTTTTTATCGAATCGTGTTCTTTTTCCCGAATATTATGTCTGTCGTTGTAATCGGTATACTATGGCAATTTATATATGACCCAAATATCGGAATCGTCAATAGCTTGTTGAATGCAATCGGACTCGAACAATGGGCAAAACCATGGCTAGGGGATATGACTTGGGCATTGCCAAGTATTGCCATACCTGCAATATGGGCGGGAATCGGGTTATTTATGCTGCTATTAATGGGCGGAATTACAAATATATCAAAAAGTTTATACGAGGCAGCGGAAATTGATGGAGCAAGTGAATGGCAGCAGTTTTGGAAAATCACAGTGCCATTAATTTGGCCGCAAATTAAAACGTCCATTATTTATATCGTCATTACTTCTTTGAATGGATCCTTTGTTCTAGTTCAAGTAATGACTGGTGGGGGTCCTGGGAATGCAACAGAAGTGTTAGGATCTTATTTATATCAAAGAGCTTTTGAAGATTTTAAATTTGGTTATGGAGCTGCAATTGGAGTATTAATTCTCGTAATATCTCTGTTAACTGTAATCATTTTACAATTTGTTTTGAAAAAAGAAAAAGTGGAATATTAG
- a CDS encoding putative HTH-type transcriptional regulator, with product MDNGLERIKQGISKLKPSERKVSDFILKHPKEVLHMPIAHLSEATSTSEATIIRMCKALQFKGYRDLKLCIAAAIPQKNPIDHKYQEISADTSLSETIQQIVSNNIFSIRNIITVNEEEDLKKTIQELNNARKIVIIGIGASAIVALDFEQKLKRINKWCEALTDSHSQLVSVTNLTKEDVLFAISYSGETKEILNSVSVAKVNTTKIISLTGYSNNTLQKNSLINLFVTSTENSIRSAATTSRISQLTLIDILYTALASIHFDESVNYLEKTREVITKFSR from the coding sequence ATGGATAATGGATTGGAGCGAATTAAACAGGGTATATCAAAATTGAAACCTTCAGAAAGAAAAGTATCTGATTTTATTTTGAAACACCCAAAAGAAGTTTTGCATATGCCGATTGCTCATCTTTCTGAAGCTACAAGTACAAGTGAGGCAACGATTATTCGCATGTGCAAAGCACTTCAGTTTAAAGGGTATCGAGATTTAAAACTATGTATTGCTGCTGCAATCCCACAAAAGAATCCGATTGACCATAAATATCAGGAAATTTCTGCGGACACAAGTCTTTCTGAAACGATTCAACAAATTGTCTCGAACAATATTTTTTCTATTAGAAATATTATCACCGTTAATGAAGAAGAGGACTTAAAAAAAACAATACAAGAGTTAAATAACGCAAGGAAAATTGTCATTATTGGAATAGGTGCCTCTGCAATCGTTGCACTTGATTTTGAACAAAAATTAAAACGCATTAATAAATGGTGTGAAGCACTAACGGATAGCCATTCACAATTAGTTTCAGTAACAAATCTAACGAAAGAAGATGTACTTTTTGCAATTTCTTATTCAGGAGAAACAAAGGAAATCCTTAATTCTGTAAGCGTTGCCAAAGTAAATACCACAAAAATTATTTCATTAACTGGTTATAGTAATAACACACTACAAAAAAATTCACTGATTAATTTATTTGTAACCTCAACAGAAAATTCAATTCGAAGTGCTGCAACTACCTCAAGAATTTCTCAACTTACCCTAATCGATATTTTATATACAGCGTTAGCATCAATACATTTTGATGAATCAGTAAACTATCTAGAAAAAACTAGAGAAGTAATCACAAAGTTTTCAAGATAA
- the yrkA_1 gene encoding UPF0053 protein YrkA: protein MTALNLTIFTVLIALTAFFVATEFAIVKVRQSRIDQLVAEGRKGAQAAKHVTTHLDEYLSACQLGITVTALGIGMVGESTFEFILHPTFEMIGIPSDYVHYFTIGAAFLIATFLHVVVGELAPKTAAIQKSETITLLFAKPIIIFYKILYPFIWFLNGSARVLVGIFGMKPASEHELSHTEEELRLLLAESYKNGEINHNELKYVNNVFEFDDRISREIMVPRTQIVAFHKDVTFGEVLTTIQEERYTRYPVYEEDRDNIIGFINIKDFLTQGMSNRITSENFNLEKFINPVIKTIETTPIQELLTKMQRERTHIAILLDEYGGTSGLVTVEDILEELVGEIRDEFDDDEIADIRKLKEGHYIIHAKVLLEDVARLLGIELENPDVDTIGGWYFTQDMDLNQENSIEYEGFIFSIYEKEDHHLQFIEIKRTVNLPV, encoded by the coding sequence TTGACCGCATTGAATTTAACAATCTTTACTGTGTTAATAGCTTTAACTGCATTTTTCGTTGCTACGGAATTTGCTATTGTAAAGGTAAGACAATCAAGAATAGATCAATTAGTTGCAGAAGGTAGAAAAGGTGCCCAAGCAGCTAAACATGTAACGACTCATCTGGATGAGTACTTATCAGCCTGTCAACTAGGTATTACAGTAACAGCCCTAGGTATTGGTATGGTTGGCGAATCTACATTTGAGTTTATTTTACACCCAACCTTTGAAATGATTGGAATCCCTAGTGACTATGTTCACTACTTTACTATCGGTGCTGCTTTTCTTATAGCAACATTCTTGCACGTAGTAGTAGGTGAATTAGCGCCAAAAACGGCTGCTATTCAAAAGTCAGAAACGATTACACTTCTTTTTGCAAAACCAATTATCATTTTTTATAAGATTTTATATCCATTTATTTGGTTCTTAAATGGATCTGCCCGAGTTTTAGTCGGTATTTTTGGGATGAAACCAGCTTCTGAACACGAGCTTTCACATACAGAAGAAGAGCTACGACTATTGTTAGCAGAAAGCTATAAAAATGGTGAGATTAATCATAACGAACTAAAATATGTAAATAATGTTTTTGAATTTGATGACCGAATTTCTCGTGAAATCATGGTTCCCCGTACTCAAATAGTAGCATTCCATAAAGATGTTACTTTCGGTGAAGTGTTAACGACGATTCAGGAAGAACGTTATACACGTTACCCTGTTTATGAAGAGGACCGTGATAATATCATTGGGTTTATCAATATTAAAGATTTCTTAACACAAGGGATGAGCAATCGTATTACATCAGAAAACTTTAATCTTGAGAAATTTATTAACCCTGTCATTAAGACGATTGAAACAACACCTATTCAAGAATTACTAACAAAAATGCAAAGAGAACGTACACATATCGCTATTTTGTTAGATGAATATGGTGGAACATCAGGTTTAGTTACAGTTGAAGATATTTTAGAAGAATTAGTCGGTGAAATTCGAGACGAATTTGATGACGATGAAATTGCTGATATCAGAAAATTAAAAGAAGGCCATTACATTATTCATGCAAAAGTACTGTTGGAGGATGTAGCTAGACTATTGGGAATAGAACTAGAAAATCCAGACGTTGATACTATTGGTGGATGGTACTTTACACAAGATATGGATTTAAATCAGGAGAACAGTATTGAATATGAAGGTTTTATTTTTTCAATTTACGAAAAAGAAGACCATCATTTACAGTTTATTGAAATAAAACGTACTGTGAATTTACCAGTTTAA
- a CDS encoding MerR family transcriptional regulator, which produces MEAERSSSNYRYYTSEAIKRLHEIEEMKTNGMSLQEIKKTFEKQRAYEEVDIQELRLHMQNLQHEVTTLLEQMKEKEQSTQAQVKNKVSSECAALMQSLLSLIT; this is translated from the coding sequence TTGGAAGCTGAACGTTCTAGTTCAAACTACCGTTATTACACATCGGAAGCAATAAAGCGGCTACATGAAATTGAAGAGATGAAAACAAATGGCATGAGCCTACAAGAAATAAAAAAAACTTTTGAAAAACAACGTGCATATGAAGAAGTCGATATTCAAGAACTTCGTTTACACATGCAAAATCTTCAACATGAAGTCACTACTTTGCTCGAACAAATGAAAGAAAAAGAGCAGTCAACACAGGCACAGGTCAAAAACAAAGTATCATCTGAATGTGCTGCGCTTATGCAGTCTTTATTATCACTTATAACCTAG